The following DNA comes from Thalassoglobus sp. JC818.
CTCGAACAGAAACCGCTCGATGGCACGCAGCCCATTCTTGAAATTCTGTTCTTCAGTCCGATCGCTTCCGCGTCGAGGACGAAAGCTGTGATCACCATCCGGAGACCAGTGTACCTTGATCGACTCTGAAAGATTGTATTGTTCAACCTCTTCTCGATTCCCGAACGGATCGTTTTCACCTTGCAGAATCAACGTTGGAGTCTGGAGGTCCGCGAGATGGGCTGTTCGAAGCTTCTCCGGTTTACCAGTCGGATGAAATGGATATCCCAGACAGATCAAACCTTGAGCACGACTCTCGTCCGCAACAAGACTCGCAATTCGACCTCCCATCGATTTGCCACCGATGACGACCTGTTCATTCGGAACTTCTTCCAAAACAGACAACCACGTCTCACGAAGTTTGTTTTCGCGATCAGGAGGCCGCTTCCGACCGGTCCGTGAACGTTCTTCCATGTACGGAAAATCGAATCGGACGACGCGATAGTGAAGATCAGCAAGCCCGTCGGCGAAGTAGCTGAGAAAACGAGAGTCTGAACTCTCCCCTGCTCCGTGCGTCAGGATGACGCACTTCTTTGCTTTACGTGGACCGGAAATTGTCAGCCGCGGTTGAGACATGAGTTTACTCTCGGATGGAAATGCAACTCACTCGTTACTATCGGACTCTCTGAAATGCAATCGCCGCACGCCGAATTTCGCAAAACTGACAGTGATCAGCAGCAAATTCCAGTCTGTCGAATGCAGCAGTTGACGGCTTCAATTAAACGGAGCAGCACGCCATACCAACGCTGAAGACTCCCGAGAATGGGCCTCCTGCTTGATGCAGAGTTGAGTCGGACGATATGGTAGTTGATGAGGAATGTGCTGAATGGCTCGTCCCGAGGAATTGGATTCTTTCATGAATCCTCTCCTCAGATATCGCGTTCAGCATCCTGCTGTACTAGTTGATAAGTGTCTGCGGAAACACCTTCGACTGATGATCTCGCCACGGTGGAGTCGCTGTTGATTATTGCCATCTCGACGATTGGGACCATCGTACTTGGAAATCCACAATGGCTCTGGCCGATTGTCGCCGGAGGTCTCATCGTTGCTGTTGGCAT
Coding sequences within:
- a CDS encoding alpha/beta fold hydrolase — encoded protein: MSQPRLTISGPRKAKKCVILTHGAGESSDSRFLSYFADGLADLHYRVVRFDFPYMEERSRTGRKRPPDRENKLRETWLSVLEEVPNEQVVIGGKSMGGRIASLVADESRAQGLICLGYPFHPTGKPEKLRTAHLADLQTPTLILQGENDPFGNREEVEQYNLSESIKVHWSPDGDHSFRPRRGSDRTEEQNFKNGLRAIERFLFELWVDG